TCTTTTTCAACGGCGTTCTTATCGTTAAACCGTTCGGTGTTCAGTTTTTTCAATACGCGGGAAGTAAGGGTCCCTGACGTCATGGATCCATTGACGTTAAGTGCTGTACGTCCCATGTCGATCAGCGGCTCCACGGAAATCAATAGTCCGGCAAGCGCGACCGGCAGGTTCATGGAAGAAAGGACAATCAAGGCTGCAAATGTTGCCCCGCCGCCGACACCTGCGACACCGAAGGAGCTGATGGCGACAATCAGTACCAGCTGGATCAGGAATCCGGGGCTGAGTGGATCGATACCGACGCTCGGTGCGATCATGACAGCGAGCATGGCCGGATAAATCCCTGCACAGCCGTTCTGGCCGATCGTGGCACCGAAGGAAGCAGACATATTGGCGACTCCTTCATCTACACCGAGGCTGTTCTTCTGGGCAGAGATGTTAAGCGGAATCGTTCCGGCACTGGAGCGGGAAGTAAAGGCGAACCCGAGTACAGGGATGACTTTCTTCAAATAGGTCATCGGATTTAATCCGAATGCTCCGATCAAGATCAGGTGGATAACAAACATGACACCTAATGCAACGTAAGAAGCTAACACGAATTTACCTAATTCCAATATTCCGGCGACATCCGTCTGTGCAACGGTCGTTGCCATAAGACCGAGAATACCAATCGGCGTCAGACGAAGGACGAGGGTAACGATACGCATGACCACTGCGTAAACAGCGTTGATCCCTTTGATAAAGATTGCTGCCTGTTCCGGCTGTTTCCGACGGACGCCGAGGACGGCGATCCCGACGATAGCAGAGAAGATAACCACTGCAATCGTAGATGTTGCACGGTCTCCCGTCATATCAAGGAACGGGTTCGCAGGAAGGAATTCCAAAATTTTCTGCGGCGTGCTCAAGTCAGCAACTTCTGTTAGCGTGTCTTCTAAGTAAAGACCGCGATCCTGTTCGGCTTGACCGGCTTCGATTTCGCCTGCATCCAGACCGAAGAGTAGAGAGCTTCCGATACCGACGAGTGCTGCGACTGCTGTCGTACCTACCAGGATCCCGATGATCCACAAGGAAATCTTGCCGAGTTCCGAAGATTTTTCCAAGTTAATGATCGATTGGATGATCGAAACCATAACGAGTGGGATGACGATCATCATTAAGAGGCGGACATACCCGCGTCCCGCGATGTTATACCAATCAGATGTTTGGGAAACGACGTTGGAGTCAGCTCCGAAGACGAGCTGCAGGTACACGCCGAGCAGTACTCCTAATCCTAAACCTGTAAACACGCGTTTACTGAACGACACGTGTTTTTGCTGCATACGGATAAGTACGAAAATAAAACCTAATAAAATGGCTATATTCAATAGAAGAAAAAATGTATCCATATTTTTGACCTCCTTTTATTTTTTAAAACCTTTAATCCTTATCAACTTTGTAAGGATTTAAACTTACAGGATGAACCAGTCCTTGTCAACCATGTATTCAGCATATCTGTATAAAAAGATATGTTACGGTAAATCAGGGTATGAAAGACGTTTGATTGACATGAGCGGGCACATGTAATATATTTATCTTGAAACTGAGATAAATAAGTACGTTTTATGATATAGGAGGGAATGAAATGAACGAATTAAAAGGGATTCACCATGTAACTGCGATCACGAGTAGTGCAGAAAAGAATTATGAGTTCTTCACGTACGTACTTGGTATGCGTCTTGTGAAGAAAACGGTGAACCAGGACGATATTGAGACGTATCATTTGTTCTTTGCCGACGATGAAGGGAATCCCGGAACGGATATGACCTTCTTTGACTTTCCGGGCATACCGAAAGGAACACATGGAACGAATGAAATAGCGAGGACTTCCTTCCGTGTGCCTGATGATGAGGCGCTGGAATACTGGGTGAAACGATTCGATCGTCTGGATGTGAAACACAGCGGCATTAAAGAGAGATTCGGGCGCAGGGTGCTCCCGTTCGTAGATTTCGATGATCAGTCGTATGAGCTTGTGTCCGACGAGAAGGATAACGGCGTCGCTCCGGGGCAGCCTTGGAAGAAAGGACCGATTCCACTGGAATATGCCATCCGCGGCCTTGGCCCTCTGCACGTGCGGGTAGATAATGTTACCTATTTCAAAGAAATGCTGGAGAAGGTACTGCTGTTCCGCGAAGTCGATCAAGAAGGATCTTTCCACTTGTTTGAAGTTGGAGAGGGTGGGAACGGCGCTGCCGTGATCGTTGAGTACAATACGATTCTCCCTCCGGCGAGACAAGGCTTCGGTACGGTTCACCATGCCGCTTTCCGTGTCGAGGACAGAGAGGCGCTGCAGGAATGGATCGACCGTCTGCCGAGGTTCGGATTCCGCACCTCCGGATTTGTGGACCGCCATTACTTCGGATCGCTGTACGCTAATGTTGCACCGCAGATTCTGTTTGAATTCGCGACGGACGGTCCTGGGTTCATGGGGGACGAGCCGTATGAAACGCTTGGCGAGAAGCTTTCTCTGCCACCGAAGCTGGAGCCGAAGCGGGAAGAAATAGAAAATTATGTCCGACCGATCGATACGGTCCGCAGTACCAAGGTATTGGAAAAAGAACAGGAATAAGAAGATATCCCTGATGCATCCCGCATCAGGGATATTTTTATTCCCAATCTCATACGGTTGGAGTAAACGGTCGGGGAGGGAAGGCATGTGGTACGCACACATTGGTTGTATCTGCCTGTAGAAATGAAAGCCCGGGAACTGCACGCCAAGCTTCTATTAGGCTATCATGCCTTGAAGGAAGGGTACTCCGTGCTGATCGGTGAACATAGAAAAGTGGAAGAAGCGTCCATGCAGCTTCCGCCGGGCGTTTTTCTTGCAAAAGGATGTACTCCGGGTTACCGGAAGAAAGTGTTGACTTCTGCAAAGGCCAATGGTCACGGTGTTATGGAACTGGATGAAGAAGGTTTGATTTTCTCTGATGCTTCCAGGTATATAAGGCAGCGGATGAGTGCCGGGCAGTTGAAAAACCTTGATTATATCTGCTGTTGGGGTCCGTATCAAAAACATACCATTGAACGGGCTTATCCGAATCTTTCTGTTCCCTGCACCATCACGGGCAATCCCCGCTTCGATCTTCTTAGTCCGGGATATCGGGGTATTTATCAGGAAGAGGCTGATTTGCTGAAGAAGACACACGGAAACTATCTATTAATAAACACTAGATTCCCCTTATATAACGGAAATAAAGGAATAAAAGAAGGAGATCTCTCGGCGGAGACTGCCTATATGAAGGACTTATTTCATGCCTTTGTTTCCTTGGTCAGGCAGATGAGCAAAGAATGCAGCGACCGAACGGTTATTGTCCGACCTCACCCTGGAGAGAACAGCACGACATATGAGCGGCTTTTCAACCATCTGCCCAACGTGCGAGTCATCAGTGATGGTAATGTGATTCATTGGCTGCTCGGGGCGGAGGCTGTTAT
This sequence is a window from Bacillus sp. SB49. Protein-coding genes within it:
- a CDS encoding L-cystine transporter → MDTFFLLLNIAILLGFIFVLIRMQQKHVSFSKRVFTGLGLGVLLGVYLQLVFGADSNVVSQTSDWYNIAGRGYVRLLMMIVIPLVMVSIIQSIINLEKSSELGKISLWIIGILVGTTAVAALVGIGSSLLFGLDAGEIEAGQAEQDRGLYLEDTLTEVADLSTPQKILEFLPANPFLDMTGDRATSTIAVVIFSAIVGIAVLGVRRKQPEQAAIFIKGINAVYAVVMRIVTLVLRLTPIGILGLMATTVAQTDVAGILELGKFVLASYVALGVMFVIHLILIGAFGLNPMTYLKKVIPVLGFAFTSRSSAGTIPLNISAQKNSLGVDEGVANMSASFGATIGQNGCAGIYPAMLAVMIAPSVGIDPLSPGFLIQLVLIVAISSFGVAGVGGGATFAALIVLSSMNLPVALAGLLISVEPLIDMGRTALNVNGSMTSGTLTSRVLKKLNTERFNDKNAVEKDIAV
- a CDS encoding ring-cleaving dioxygenase; translated protein: MNELKGIHHVTAITSSAEKNYEFFTYVLGMRLVKKTVNQDDIETYHLFFADDEGNPGTDMTFFDFPGIPKGTHGTNEIARTSFRVPDDEALEYWVKRFDRLDVKHSGIKERFGRRVLPFVDFDDQSYELVSDEKDNGVAPGQPWKKGPIPLEYAIRGLGPLHVRVDNVTYFKEMLEKVLLFREVDQEGSFHLFEVGEGGNGAAVIVEYNTILPPARQGFGTVHHAAFRVEDREALQEWIDRLPRFGFRTSGFVDRHYFGSLYANVAPQILFEFATDGPGFMGDEPYETLGEKLSLPPKLEPKREEIENYVRPIDTVRSTKVLEKEQE
- a CDS encoding surface carbohydrate biosynthesis protein, whose amino-acid sequence is MVRTHWLYLPVEMKARELHAKLLLGYHALKEGYSVLIGEHRKVEEASMQLPPGVFLAKGCTPGYRKKVLTSAKANGHGVMELDEEGLIFSDASRYIRQRMSAGQLKNLDYICCWGPYQKHTIERAYPNLSVPCTITGNPRFDLLSPGYRGIYQEEADLLKKTHGNYLLINTRFPLYNGNKGIKEGDLSAETAYMKDLFHAFVSLVRQMSKECSDRTVIVRPHPGENSTTYERLFNHLPNVRVISDGNVIHWLLGAEAVIHNGCTTGIEAFLLDKLVLAYVPFSSPFDVDFPNDISTRTATIKELQKCLDEKPPPSKEAERIFSRYYGLTKGDVSWPYVLDIIKRISPPKAAVPNIRRLRFVPDNREKIRHVFPSLTKRELDAFLYKISFQEGDPIPVKTQMLADRLFLLSPS